The genome window GAAAATATCTTGGAAAAATAAAACAGGTAGCACACACTTATTCTGTTATCGGAAATATGAACGAGCATCAGGTCATGATTGGAGAGACTACCTACGGGGGACATGAAGAATTAGTTGATACTACTGCAATAATGGATTATGGAAGTTTGATTTACATTGCACTTCAGAGAGCGAGAACAGCAAGGCAAGCAATAAAAATAATTTCCGAGCTTACTACCGAATATGGTTATTGCAGCGAAGGAGAATCATTTTCGATTGCCGACCCCAACGAAGTGTGGATTATGGAAATGATTGGCAAAGGTGTTGGAAATAAAGGCATTGTTTGGGTTGCAATGCGTATTCCCGACGGCTATGTTTCGGGTCATGCCAACCAGGCAAGAATTACCACATTTCCGTTAAATGACACTTTAAACTGCTTGTATTCAAAGGATGTAATTTCATTAGCAAGAGAAAAAAAATACTTCAGCGGTAAAGACGAAGAGTTCAGTTTTTCCGATGTTTATGCTCCTCTCAATTTTGGTGCTGCCCGTGCCTGCGAAGCGAGAGTATGGTCGATATTTCGCAGAATAAATAAAGATATGGATGTATATCTTGATTATGCGAAAGGAGAAAATTTAAAACACAGAATGCCTTTATGGATTAAGCCCGACAAAAAATTATCGGTTCACGATGTTATGGAATTAATGCGCGACCATTTTGAAAACACTCTGCTTGAATTTTCAAAAGATATCGGAGCAGGACCGTATGAATGTCCTTATCGCTGGCGCCCCATGAGTTGGAAAATTGACAGCGTGAAATACTTTAATGAACGTTCCATTTCAACCCAGCAAACCGGATTTTATTATATTACACAGGCACGCGGATGGCTTCCCGACCCAATAGGAGGAATTAACTGGTTTGGAGTTGATGATGCTTATTGTTCTGTTTTTACTCCAATGTATTGCGGTATCACAAAAGTTCCGGAATCACTCAGGGAAGGAAACGGCTCGATGATGGAGTTTAGTGAAACATCGGCATTCTGGCTCTACAATCAGGTTTCAAATTTTGTTTATACCCGTTATAAGGATATGATTCCTGAATTAAAAAAAGTTCAGGCAGAACTCGAAAACAAATATATTGATAACACTGCAAATGTTGATAAGGAAGCATCTAAATTTTACAAAACCAATAAAGCAGAAGCAATAAAATATCTCACAAATTATTCGCTTGCACAGGGAGCAAATACTTTTAATCGCTGGAAAGAACTATATCATTATCTTTTCACAAAATACATGGATGGTAACGTAAAAACAAAAGATACGACTTCTAAAAAAGTAAATTATAAACATGTAAATCCAAAAGTCAAGCAACCCGGCTATGGGGATGAGTGGAATAGGCGTGTAGCAAGGGAAACCGGCGACAGATTTAAAACAATTGAACAACCAAAGAAATAAATAAGAATAAGAAAAGCCGGTTTTTAAAATCGGCTTTTCTTTTGAAAAATTCTACCTTTGTAATCTTTAATTTTTAAATTACTCTAATGCAGGATTTTTCCATAATAAAAACTAAACAATAATGATCAAAAATCAAAAAATTGAAGTACAAGGAAAAGAAATTACACTTATTAATATACAGCATAAAGATTA of Bacteroidales bacterium contains these proteins:
- a CDS encoding C69 family dipeptidase, producing MKKYFIISVFTGLLAISDNAGACTNFLVTKGATVDGSAMISYTADSHVLYGELYYKPARDYKPGSMLDIYEWDTGKYLGKIKQVAHTYSVIGNMNEHQVMIGETTYGGHEELVDTTAIMDYGSLIYIALQRARTARQAIKIISELTTEYGYCSEGESFSIADPNEVWIMEMIGKGVGNKGIVWVAMRIPDGYVSGHANQARITTFPLNDTLNCLYSKDVISLAREKKYFSGKDEEFSFSDVYAPLNFGAARACEARVWSIFRRINKDMDVYLDYAKGENLKHRMPLWIKPDKKLSVHDVMELMRDHFENTLLEFSKDIGAGPYECPYRWRPMSWKIDSVKYFNERSISTQQTGFYYITQARGWLPDPIGGINWFGVDDAYCSVFTPMYCGITKVPESLREGNGSMMEFSETSAFWLYNQVSNFVYTRYKDMIPELKKVQAELENKYIDNTANVDKEASKFYKTNKAEAIKYLTNYSLAQGANTFNRWKELYHYLFTKYMDGNVKTKDTTSKKVNYKHVNPKVKQPGYGDEWNRRVARETGDRFKTIEQPKK